A genome region from Triticum aestivum cultivar Chinese Spring chromosome 2B, IWGSC CS RefSeq v2.1, whole genome shotgun sequence includes the following:
- the LOC123045238 gene encoding uncharacterized protein isoform X4, with translation MRCNYFLLLKLKVLSPLTRSRSKAMALSVSTPEHLKLRNARSGQLVVPRLDSGSQKIIYDVAKVPITPLVEQSSAGKALPSTPSQMIKTPIPYGRSPLTHNKDKVLSVATPETPKLRSSRSGRLIVPRLDPGTQSIIYDSDGSICGVTNSELQWPQGCNSEPPAKRRSRCSSPDHGRLLLF, from the exons GTGCTATCTCCGCTTACCCGCAGTCGCAGTAAGGCTATGGCTCTATCTGTTTCCACACCTGAACATCTCAAACTGAGAAACGCCAGATCAG GTCAACTAGTAGTTCCACGGTTGGATTCAGGAAGCCAAAAAATTATCTATGACGTG GCAAAAGTACCTATCACCCCATTGGTGGAGCAAAGTTCTGCAGGTAAAGCGTTGCCGAGTACACCATCACAAATGATCAAAACTCCAATTCCATAT GGACGATCTCCACTTACTCATAATAAGGATAAGGTGTTATCTGTTGCCACGCCCGAAACTCCCAAACTGAGAAGCTCTAGATCAG GTCGACTGATAGTTCCACGTTTGGATCCAGGAACACAAAGTATTATCTATGACTCG GATGGTTCTATCTGCGGCGTAACCAACTCAGAGCTGCAATGGCCTCAAG GGTGCAATTCGGAACCACCTGCTAAGAGGAGGTCTCGGTGTTCATCCCCCGACCATGGCAGGTTGCTGCTATTCTGA